A DNA window from Leptolyngbya sp. KIOST-1 contains the following coding sequences:
- a CDS encoding DUF4079 domain-containing protein, which produces MVSTIRGYLQPIADFFAGFGTPEPIVHWGHPLMMGIVIFVMGSFTAYLGWKGRIGNDDPQKKAENRHTHKRLALWMFTFISLGYTGGVLSLVMQEQDIFQSPHFWTGSLVIALLGLNGAISFSKFGGGKPALRTAHAYLGSVALAVMFVHAFLGLRLGLSI; this is translated from the coding sequence ATGGTTTCTACAATTCGCGGCTACCTACAGCCCATTGCCGACTTCTTTGCCGGGTTTGGCACCCCCGAGCCGATCGTCCACTGGGGCCACCCGCTGATGATGGGCATCGTTATTTTTGTGATGGGCAGCTTTACCGCCTACCTGGGCTGGAAGGGCCGCATTGGCAACGACGACCCCCAGAAAAAAGCCGAAAACCGCCACACCCACAAGCGTCTGGCCCTGTGGATGTTTACCTTTATTAGCCTGGGCTATACCGGCGGCGTGCTGTCGCTGGTCATGCAGGAGCAAGACATTTTTCAAAGCCCCCACTTCTGGACGGGCAGCCTGGTGATTGCCCTGCTAGGGCTGAATGGGGCAATCTCGTTTAGCAAGTTTGGCGGCGGCAAGCCTGCTCTCCGCACCGCCCACGCCTACCTGGGCAGCGTGGCCCTGGCGGTGATGTTTGTCCACGCCTTTTTGGGCCTGCGCCTGGGCCTGTCGATTTAG
- a CDS encoding Lrp/AsnC family transcriptional regulator has protein sequence MELDSLDIKTLSLLCQRGRMTWAELAGQLGLSAPAAADRVKKLEERGLIKGYSALLDAEALGLDLTAFISVTLDQPRHREGFLAAVQASAEILECHHITGDDDYLLKVRCCHTRALESLITDRLKAIEGVVKTRTLIVLSTVKETQVPSLDHLHEP, from the coding sequence ATGGAACTCGATAGCCTTGACATCAAAACTCTATCTCTGCTTTGTCAGCGGGGGCGCATGACCTGGGCCGAGCTGGCGGGGCAGCTGGGTCTGTCGGCTCCAGCCGCCGCCGATCGCGTCAAAAAACTTGAAGAACGCGGCCTTATCAAGGGCTACAGTGCCTTGCTCGATGCCGAAGCCCTGGGGCTAGATCTAACGGCGTTTATCTCAGTGACCCTCGACCAGCCGCGCCATCGTGAGGGGTTTTTGGCAGCGGTGCAGGCCAGTGCCGAAATTTTGGAGTGCCACCACATCACGGGCGACGACGACTACCTGCTGAAGGTGCGCTGCTGCCACACCCGCGCCCTGGAGTCGCTGATTACCGATCGCCTCAAAGCCATCGAAGGCGTAGTCAAAACCCGCACCCTGATTGTGCTTTCGACGGTGAAAGAGACCCAGGTGCCATCCCTAGACCACTTGCACGAGCCTTAA